From the Arthrobacter sp. PM3 genome, one window contains:
- the nusA gene encoding transcription termination factor NusA: MDIDMSALRLLEREREIPLDLLIPTIEQALLVAYHKTPGAFEKARAELDRKSGHVTIWATEIDDDGAPIGEFEDTPAGFGRIAASTARQIILQRLRDAEDDNVLGQFKGREGELVAGTIQQGNNPHMIQVNLGTVEALLPPPEQVPGEKYIHGNRLRAFVIDVHRGTKGPSITLSRSHPGLVRKLFELEVPEIADRSVEIVALAREAGHRTKIAVKANTPGVNAKGACIGEMGSRVRAVMTELNDEKIDIVDYSDDPATFIASALSPSRVNSVTITDEATRSARVVVPDYQLSLAIGKEGQNARLAAKLTGWRIDIVSDAAVNSAK; the protein is encoded by the coding sequence ATGGATATTGACATGAGCGCGCTGAGACTCCTGGAGCGTGAGCGTGAAATCCCGCTGGATCTCCTGATTCCGACGATCGAGCAGGCCCTGCTGGTGGCCTACCACAAGACCCCCGGCGCCTTCGAGAAGGCCCGCGCCGAACTTGACCGCAAGAGCGGACACGTGACCATCTGGGCTACGGAGATCGACGACGACGGCGCCCCGATCGGCGAATTCGAGGACACCCCCGCGGGATTCGGACGCATCGCGGCCAGTACCGCACGCCAGATCATCCTGCAGCGCCTACGGGATGCCGAGGACGACAACGTCCTGGGCCAGTTCAAGGGCCGTGAGGGCGAGCTCGTGGCCGGCACCATCCAGCAGGGCAACAACCCGCACATGATCCAGGTGAACCTGGGCACGGTGGAGGCGCTGTTGCCCCCGCCCGAGCAGGTTCCCGGCGAGAAGTACATCCACGGCAACCGGCTGCGCGCCTTCGTGATCGATGTCCACCGCGGAACCAAGGGCCCGTCCATCACGCTGTCCCGCTCGCACCCCGGGCTCGTCCGGAAGCTCTTCGAACTCGAAGTTCCCGAGATCGCGGACCGTTCGGTCGAGATCGTGGCGCTGGCCCGTGAGGCCGGCCACCGCACCAAGATCGCGGTCAAGGCCAACACCCCGGGCGTGAATGCCAAGGGTGCCTGCATCGGTGAAATGGGTTCGCGGGTCCGGGCCGTCATGACCGAACTGAACGACGAAAAGATCGACATCGTCGACTACAGCGATGACCCGGCGACGTTCATCGCCAGTGCCCTCTCGCCGTCGCGCGTGAATTCAGTCACGATCACCGACGAGGCCACCCGCTCCGCGCGGGTGGTGGTTCCCGACTACCAGCTGTCCCTGGCGATCGGCAAGGAGGGGCAGAACGCCCGTCTCGCGGCCAAGCTCACGGGCTGGAGGATCGACATCGTCTCCGACGCCGCCGTCAACAGCGCCAAATAG
- a CDS encoding YlxR family protein: MSLGRCVFGASGFFRIPGDADSYATDVLAGRYSIVAHVQHLGNQPQRTCIGCRQKGSRSELLRLVAGAGGSSAVVVDERRRMAGRGAWLHPSEKCLALAVKRRAFGRALNGAAGTADVERRITAGMQAVGTPVAAATTVQPESGSEN; this comes from the coding sequence ATGTCTCTGGGGCGCTGTGTCTTTGGCGCGTCCGGGTTTTTCCGGATTCCCGGGGACGCAGATTCATATGCAACAGATGTACTGGCAGGAAGATACTCGATCGTGGCACATGTGCAACACCTCGGGAATCAGCCGCAGCGCACCTGCATCGGATGCCGACAAAAAGGGTCGCGGTCTGAGTTACTCCGGCTCGTCGCCGGCGCCGGCGGTTCCTCCGCCGTCGTGGTGGATGAACGACGCCGGATGGCTGGCCGGGGAGCATGGCTGCACCCCAGCGAGAAGTGCCTGGCACTGGCGGTGAAACGTCGAGCATTCGGCCGCGCCCTCAACGGCGCAGCCGGTACGGCCGATGTTGAACGCCGGATCACTGCCGGCATGCAAGCCGTGGGCACTCCGGTGGCCGCAGCGACAACCGTCCAACCTGAAAGCGGGTCAGAAAACTGA
- the infB gene encoding translation initiation factor IF-2, with the protein MAKVRVHELAKELGITSKDAVTKLQELGEFVRSASSTIEAPVVRKLRNAFPDAPAASKSEAPASTPQATASPASASPAASRPAPGPAAPKAAESKAAAPAPAAPAAPAAPAAQAPAAQAPAAPAAQAPAAPSAGAKPGARPAPKAETPAAPARPGGSAPRPGGPRPGNNPFATSQGMPRGRGGDNERPARPGNNPFATSQGMPRPGGSRTEGDRPGGPRPAAGAGGPRPGGPRPAAGAGGPRPGAPRPAGAPGARPGAGGNRPTPGMMPNRTERPAPAGAGRPGGGGRGPGRPGGAPGTGGPGAGGGAPAGGGFGKGGRGRGGTQGAFGKGGAGRGKQRKSKRAKRQELEQMSAPSLGGVSVPRGDGNTVVRLRRGSSITDFADKIEANPAALVTVLFHLGEMATATQSLDEDTFALLGEELGYKLQVVSPEDEERELLSTFDIDFEAELEAEGDEDLEARPPVVTVMGHVDHGKTRLLDAIRKSDVMAGEHGGITQHIGAYQVTHNHEGVDRKITFIDTPGHEAFTAMRARGAKVTDIAILVVAADDGVMPQTVEALNHAQAANVPIVVAVNKIDKEGANPDKVRGQLTEYGLVPEEYGGDTMFVEVSARQNLNIDELLGAVLLTADAALDMRANPNKDARGIAIEANLDKGRGSVATVLVQSGTLHVGDTIVAGTAHGRVRAMFDDDGSALTEAGPSRPVQVLGLSNVPRAGDTFFVTADERTARQIAEKREAADRNAALAKRRKRISLEDFDQAVAEGKIDTLNLILKGDVSGAVEALEDALLKIDVGEGVQLRVIHRGVGAITQNDVNLATVDSAVIIGFNVKPAERVAELADREGVDMRFYSVIYAAIDDIEAALKGMLKPEYEEVQLGTAEVREVFRSSKFGNIAGSIVRSGVIRRNAKARISRDGKVIGDNLTVETLKRFKDDATEVRTDFECGIGLGSYNDISEGDIIETFEMREKPRV; encoded by the coding sequence GTGGCCAAGGTCCGCGTACACGAGCTTGCTAAAGAGCTCGGTATCACTTCCAAAGATGCAGTAACCAAACTGCAGGAACTGGGCGAATTCGTTCGCTCCGCCTCGTCAACGATCGAGGCTCCCGTTGTGCGGAAGCTGCGCAACGCATTCCCCGACGCCCCCGCGGCTTCGAAGTCTGAAGCGCCGGCGTCCACCCCCCAAGCAACTGCCAGCCCGGCTTCCGCCAGCCCGGCAGCGAGCCGTCCTGCGCCCGGTCCCGCCGCGCCCAAGGCGGCAGAATCCAAGGCTGCTGCACCGGCTCCGGCGGCACCCGCCGCTCCGGCTGCCCCCGCGGCCCAGGCTCCGGCCGCCCAGGCCCCGGCTGCTCCGGCAGCCCAGGCTCCGGCCGCTCCGTCGGCAGGCGCCAAGCCCGGCGCGCGTCCGGCTCCCAAGGCTGAAACCCCGGCTGCTCCGGCACGCCCGGGTGGTTCTGCTCCCCGTCCGGGCGGTCCCCGCCCCGGCAACAACCCGTTCGCCACGTCCCAGGGCATGCCCCGTGGCCGCGGCGGCGACAACGAACGTCCCGCGCGTCCGGGCAACAACCCGTTCGCCACGTCCCAGGGCATGCCGCGTCCGGGCGGAAGCCGCACCGAAGGCGACCGCCCCGGCGGTCCGCGTCCGGCAGCCGGTGCCGGCGGCCCCCGTCCGGGTGGTCCGCGTCCGGCAGCCGGTGCCGGCGGCCCCCGCCCCGGCGCACCGCGTCCGGCCGGCGCCCCCGGCGCCCGTCCCGGTGCCGGCGGCAATCGTCCGACCCCGGGCATGATGCCGAACCGCACCGAACGTCCCGCACCCGCAGGCGCCGGCCGTCCCGGTGGCGGCGGCCGTGGTCCGGGACGTCCGGGCGGCGCTCCGGGCACCGGTGGTCCCGGTGCCGGCGGCGGCGCTCCGGCCGGTGGCGGCTTCGGCAAGGGCGGTCGCGGTCGCGGCGGCACCCAGGGTGCCTTCGGTAAGGGCGGCGCAGGCCGTGGCAAGCAGCGCAAGTCGAAGCGTGCCAAGCGGCAGGAACTGGAGCAGATGAGTGCTCCGTCGCTGGGCGGCGTGAGCGTACCCCGCGGCGACGGCAACACCGTCGTCCGGCTGCGCCGCGGCTCGTCCATCACGGACTTTGCCGACAAGATCGAGGCGAACCCCGCAGCACTGGTCACCGTCCTGTTCCACCTGGGCGAGATGGCCACTGCCACGCAGTCGCTGGATGAAGACACCTTCGCCCTGCTGGGTGAGGAACTTGGCTACAAGCTGCAGGTTGTGTCGCCGGAGGACGAGGAGCGCGAGCTGCTCTCCACCTTCGACATCGACTTCGAAGCCGAGCTCGAAGCCGAAGGCGACGAAGACCTCGAGGCACGTCCTCCGGTAGTCACCGTCATGGGCCACGTCGACCACGGTAAGACCCGCCTGCTCGATGCCATCCGCAAGTCCGACGTCATGGCGGGCGAGCACGGCGGCATCACGCAGCACATCGGTGCCTACCAGGTCACGCACAACCACGAAGGCGTCGACCGCAAGATCACCTTCATCGATACCCCGGGTCACGAGGCGTTCACCGCCATGCGTGCCCGTGGTGCGAAGGTCACCGATATCGCCATCCTGGTGGTCGCAGCGGACGACGGCGTGATGCCGCAGACCGTTGAAGCCCTCAACCACGCCCAGGCGGCCAACGTGCCGATCGTCGTGGCCGTGAACAAGATCGACAAGGAAGGCGCCAACCCGGACAAGGTCCGTGGCCAGCTGACCGAGTACGGCCTGGTTCCGGAAGAATACGGTGGCGACACCATGTTCGTGGAGGTCTCTGCCCGCCAGAACCTCAACATCGACGAGCTCCTCGGCGCCGTCCTGCTCACCGCGGACGCTGCCTTGGACATGCGCGCCAACCCGAACAAGGACGCCCGCGGTATCGCGATCGAAGCCAACCTGGACAAGGGCCGCGGTTCCGTGGCCACCGTCCTGGTCCAGTCCGGTACGTTGCACGTCGGCGACACCATCGTGGCAGGCACGGCCCACGGCCGCGTCCGTGCGATGTTCGACGACGACGGCAGCGCCCTGACCGAGGCCGGCCCGTCCCGCCCCGTGCAGGTGCTGGGTCTGTCCAACGTCCCGCGCGCCGGTGACACCTTCTTCGTGACCGCTGACGAGCGCACCGCCCGCCAGATCGCCGAGAAGCGTGAAGCCGCCGACCGCAACGCCGCTCTGGCCAAGCGCCGCAAGCGCATCAGCCTGGAAGACTTCGACCAGGCCGTCGCCGAAGGCAAGATCGACACCCTCAACCTCATCCTCAAGGGTGACGTGTCCGGTGCCGTGGAAGCCCTCGAGGACGCGCTGCTCAAGATCGACGTCGGCGAGGGCGTCCAGCTCCGCGTCATCCACCGCGGTGTCGGTGCGATCACGCAGAACGACGTCAACCTGGCAACGGTCGACTCCGCCGTCATCATCGGCTTCAACGTCAAGCCCGCCGAGCGGGTTGCCGAACTGGCAGACCGCGAAGGCGTGGACATGCGCTTCTACTCCGTCATCTACGCAGCAATCGATGACATTGAGGCAGCCCTCAAGGGCATGCTTAAGCCGGAGTACGAAGAGGTCCAGCTTGGCACCGCCGAGGTCCGCGAAGTGTTCCGTTCTTCCAAGTTCGGCAACATTGCAGGCTCGATCGTCCGCTCCGGAGTTATCCGGCGCAACGCCAAGGCCCGCATCAGCCGCGACGGCAAGGTCATCGGCGACAACCTCACGGTTGAGACGCTCAAGCGCTTCAAGGACGACGCCACCGAGGTCCGCACGGACTTCGAGTGTGGTATCGGTCTTGGCTCGTACAACGACATCAGCGAAGGCGACATCATCGAGACCTTCGAGATGCGCGAGAAGCCGCGCGTCTAG